The following are encoded in a window of Kitasatospora sp. NBC_01250 genomic DNA:
- a CDS encoding MFS transporter, which yields MPSVLSDAPAHRPLRPARARTTSFALNSSILVALLAASSAPTPLYPVYQDRWGLTPLAVTVVFSAYSLALLLALLTTGSLSDHLGRRPVLVGALLAEAGAMVLLATAHGAGSLTAARVVQGAATGAATSAAGAALLDLADARRPGRSALANTIAPIAGMAAGVLAATLLVRFAPAPTITVYAVLAGLFLAQALAVTATAETAHRHPGALRSLRPQLSLPPTVRRALSTVGTGVVAVWALGGFYSSLGPALVRLVAPDAPQAARGLVFFTLSAAAALAVWTLRGAAPLATAIGGCLSVLPAALLTLSGLHGAGLPAVYGGAALAGIAFGAVSQGALRLILDSLDERDRAASLAAYYVLSYLSMSLPAIAAGAATQRYGLGTAAHAYAVIAALLAVAALAALARSRHAAPRTTPDHLH from the coding sequence ACCTCCTTCGCCCTCAACTCCTCGATCCTGGTGGCCCTGCTGGCGGCATCCAGCGCCCCGACGCCGCTGTATCCCGTCTACCAGGACCGGTGGGGCCTGACACCCCTCGCCGTCACCGTGGTCTTCAGCGCCTACTCCCTGGCGCTGCTGCTGGCCCTGCTCACCACCGGTTCCCTCTCCGACCACCTGGGACGGCGCCCCGTCCTGGTCGGCGCCCTGCTCGCGGAGGCCGGCGCCATGGTCCTGCTGGCCACGGCGCACGGCGCAGGCTCCCTGACGGCCGCTCGGGTCGTGCAGGGCGCGGCCACCGGCGCGGCCACCAGCGCGGCGGGCGCGGCCCTGCTCGACCTGGCGGACGCCCGACGTCCGGGCCGCTCGGCCCTGGCCAACACCATCGCCCCGATCGCGGGCATGGCCGCGGGCGTGCTCGCCGCGACCCTGCTGGTCCGCTTCGCCCCCGCCCCCACCATCACCGTCTACGCCGTCCTGGCGGGCCTGTTCCTCGCCCAGGCGCTCGCGGTCACCGCCACCGCGGAGACCGCCCACCGCCACCCCGGCGCCCTGCGGTCACTGCGCCCGCAGCTCAGCCTCCCGCCCACCGTCCGCCGCGCGCTGTCGACCGTCGGCACCGGGGTCGTCGCCGTCTGGGCGCTGGGCGGCTTCTACTCCTCCCTCGGGCCGGCCCTGGTACGCCTGGTGGCCCCCGACGCTCCCCAAGCCGCCCGCGGCCTGGTCTTCTTCACCCTCAGCGCCGCCGCGGCCCTCGCCGTGTGGACGCTGCGGGGCGCGGCGCCGCTCGCCACCGCGATCGGCGGCTGCCTGTCCGTGCTGCCCGCCGCGCTGCTGACCCTGAGCGGTCTGCACGGCGCCGGACTGCCCGCCGTCTACGGCGGCGCGGCGCTGGCCGGCATCGCCTTCGGCGCCGTCTCCCAGGGGGCGCTGCGCCTGATCCTCGACTCCCTCGACGAGCGCGACCGCGCCGCCTCGCTGGCCGCCTACTACGTCCTCAGCTACCTCTCGATGAGCCTGCCCGCCATCGCCGCCGGTGCCGCCACCCAGCGCTACGGGCTCGGCACCGCCGCCCACGCCTACGCCGTGATCGCCGCCCTCCTCGCGGTGGCAGCCCTGGCGGCGCTCGCCCGGTCACGGCACGCGGCACCCCGCACCACACCCGATCACCTGCACTGA
- a CDS encoding MBL fold metallo-hydrolase — protein sequence MTTSRTAAIPSWTVGGLTVHRIDEVLLPPATGPWLLPDATPEVVTGQDWLHPHFADHEGILHLDSHSFAVTVGGLRVLVDTGIGNGKERANPAWHDLRTDYLERLTAAGYPPDSVDLVVITHLHADHVGWNTRQVDGEWVPTFRNARYLTSRTEREFWAGYAMEDARRQMFEDSVIPVEQAGLLDLVDVPAEGAEIVPGLRLLPTPGHTPGHVAVELTGQGERALITGDCIHHPVQLAHPGIGACVDIDPQQSEASRRGLLDSLAGTDALVLGTHFAPPTAGRVVRHQDAYRLLPVPAL from the coding sequence ATGACGACTTCCCGCACCGCCGCCATCCCCTCCTGGACCGTGGGCGGGCTCACCGTCCACCGCATCGACGAGGTGCTGCTGCCGCCGGCGACCGGACCGTGGCTGCTGCCCGACGCCACCCCCGAGGTGGTGACCGGTCAGGACTGGCTGCACCCCCACTTCGCCGACCACGAGGGCATCCTGCACCTCGACAGCCACAGCTTCGCCGTCACCGTGGGCGGGCTGCGCGTCCTCGTCGACACCGGCATCGGCAACGGCAAGGAGCGGGCCAACCCGGCCTGGCACGACCTGCGCACCGACTACCTGGAGCGCCTGACCGCCGCCGGCTACCCGCCGGACTCCGTCGACCTGGTCGTCATCACCCACCTGCACGCCGACCACGTCGGCTGGAACACCCGGCAGGTGGACGGCGAGTGGGTCCCGACCTTCCGCAACGCCCGCTACCTCACCTCCCGCACCGAGCGGGAGTTCTGGGCCGGCTACGCCATGGAGGACGCACGCCGGCAGATGTTCGAGGACTCCGTGATACCGGTCGAGCAGGCCGGGCTGCTGGACCTCGTCGACGTCCCCGCCGAGGGCGCCGAGATCGTCCCGGGCCTGCGCCTGCTGCCCACCCCCGGCCACACCCCCGGCCACGTCGCCGTCGAACTGACCGGCCAGGGCGAGCGGGCGCTGATCACCGGCGACTGCATCCACCACCCGGTCCAGCTCGCCCACCCCGGCATCGGCGCCTGCGTCGACATCGACCCCCAGCAGTCCGAGGCCTCGCGCCGCGGCCTGCTCGACTCCCTCGCCGGCACCGACGCCCTCGTCCTCGGCACCCACTTCGCGCCGCCCACCGCCGGGCGCGTGGTCAGGCACCAGGACGCCTACCGGCTGCTGCCCGTTCCGGCGCTCTGA
- a CDS encoding nucleoside deaminase, protein MITADDEVLLRRAIAVAARAVAVGDAPYGSLLAGSDGTVLAEAHNTVRRDNDITAHPELKLARWAARELDPRTAARTTLYTSCEPCGMCAGGIVRSGLGRVVHALSTGQLVQLNPQSGEWPTVAQDGPALFDEARVPIDRYYRPR, encoded by the coding sequence ATGATCACCGCCGACGACGAAGTCCTCCTGCGACGCGCCATCGCCGTCGCGGCCCGCGCCGTTGCCGTGGGCGACGCCCCGTACGGCTCGCTGCTGGCCGGCAGCGACGGCACGGTCCTGGCCGAAGCCCACAACACGGTGCGGCGCGACAACGACATCACGGCCCACCCGGAGCTGAAGCTCGCACGCTGGGCGGCCCGCGAACTCGATCCGCGCACGGCCGCGCGCACCACCCTGTACACCAGCTGCGAGCCGTGCGGCATGTGTGCCGGCGGCATCGTCCGCTCCGGCCTCGGCCGGGTCGTCCATGCGCTCTCCACCGGACAACTCGTGCAGCTCAACCCGCAGTCGGGAGAGTGGCCGACGGTGGCGCAGGACGGCCCGGCCCTGTTCGACGAGGCACGCGTGCCCATCGACCGCTACTACCGGCCGCGTTGA
- a CDS encoding LLM class flavin-dependent oxidoreductase, whose translation MQLGVNVPNFGPGTDPGVLRDWARITEGLGYDLLTVSDHVVVTPDVAERYPEPFYEPFTTLAWLAGVTTAVRLGTTVLILPYRNPLVVARMATTLDRLSGGRFVLGAGVGWARQEFDALGVPFAERGRLTDEYLATLREAWRAGSEDGLAPVPLWIGGHSPAALRRAARFGDAWHPLRLSVARMRAVLADHSVGGFAPRIALRLTTAPVDDPERPAGVGTIEQILDDLHQLRLLGAETVVLDPYHGDPRDIRRPHTAWQALTEVAGRWRSAS comes from the coding sequence ATGCAACTTGGCGTCAACGTACCGAACTTCGGGCCCGGCACCGACCCCGGCGTGCTGCGCGACTGGGCCCGGATCACCGAGGGGCTCGGCTACGACCTCCTCACGGTCTCCGACCACGTGGTCGTCACCCCGGATGTGGCCGAGCGGTATCCGGAGCCGTTCTACGAGCCCTTCACCACGCTGGCCTGGCTGGCCGGGGTCACCACCGCCGTGCGACTGGGCACCACCGTGCTGATCCTCCCGTACCGCAATCCGCTGGTGGTGGCGCGGATGGCCACCACGCTCGACCGGCTCAGCGGCGGCCGGTTCGTGCTCGGGGCGGGAGTCGGCTGGGCGCGGCAGGAGTTCGACGCGCTCGGGGTGCCGTTCGCCGAGCGCGGCCGGCTGACCGACGAGTACCTGGCCACCCTGCGGGAGGCCTGGCGCGCCGGGAGCGAGGACGGCCTCGCCCCGGTCCCGCTGTGGATCGGCGGCCACAGTCCGGCGGCGCTGCGGCGCGCCGCGCGGTTCGGGGACGCCTGGCACCCGCTGCGGCTGTCCGTGGCCCGGATGCGTGCGGTCCTGGCGGACCACTCGGTGGGCGGATTCGCGCCCCGCATCGCGCTTCGGCTGACCACCGCCCCGGTCGACGACCCCGAGCGGCCCGCCGGTGTGGGGACCATCGAGCAGATCCTCGACGATCTCCACCAACTCCGGCTGCTCGGAGCCGAGACCGTCGTGCTCGACCCCTACCACGGGGATCCACGGGACATCCGTCGACCCCACACGGCCTGGCAGGCACTCACCGAGGTGGCCGGCCGCTGGAGGAGCGCATCATGA
- a CDS encoding Lrp/AsnC family transcriptional regulator yields the protein MTVNLDDIDWAIIAHLQQEARLSLSELGRRVRLSPSATTERVRNLESQGVITGYHAVVDLTKVGYPVLAVVRLKYPGNRHEPLRRLLAERREILECLRTTGDDCYTLKVTATSMEHLETLMDELAGFGSTTTSVVYSRTLPYRGPDRP from the coding sequence GTGACCGTGAACCTTGACGACATAGACTGGGCGATCATCGCGCACCTGCAGCAGGAGGCCCGCCTCTCCCTCAGCGAACTGGGCCGGCGGGTGCGGCTCAGCCCGTCGGCCACCACGGAACGCGTGCGGAACCTGGAGTCGCAGGGCGTCATCACCGGCTACCACGCCGTGGTGGACCTGACCAAGGTCGGCTATCCCGTGCTCGCCGTCGTCCGGCTGAAGTACCCGGGCAACCGCCACGAGCCGCTGCGCCGGCTGCTCGCCGAGCGCCGCGAGATCCTGGAGTGCCTGCGCACCACGGGCGACGACTGCTACACCCTGAAGGTGACCGCGACCTCGATGGAGCACCTGGAGACGCTCATGGACGAGCTGGCCGGGTTCGGCAGCACGACCACGAGCGTCGTCTACAGCCGGACGCTGCCCTACCGCGGGCCGGACCGGCCCTGA
- a CDS encoding pyridoxamine 5'-phosphate oxidase family protein, which translates to MTDATAAAGASSDLPTHAQVVERIRRRREELGLSREEVAHRAGMSLEYTHLLQRLDLDFHPAALRRIAAVLDLSYDQLMGEREESGSVPADARLMITRLTEQECWDALGVRNVGYLGYLDRSDAWAIPMDYLVDGRQLVYRITPTGPLATAPGVPALLESEGTSGDLRRCWNVLAAGLTTSLADADVSADLRTRVAAESERGEGEGERWMCLAVTRIAGRRIGLRQV; encoded by the coding sequence GTGACCGACGCCACGGCAGCGGCCGGTGCCAGCAGCGATCTGCCCACCCACGCGCAGGTGGTCGAGCGGATCAGACGCCGGCGCGAGGAGCTGGGACTGAGCCGCGAGGAGGTCGCGCACCGCGCCGGCATGTCGCTGGAGTACACCCACCTCCTGCAGCGGCTGGATCTCGACTTCCACCCGGCGGCACTGCGTCGCATCGCGGCGGTGCTCGACCTGAGCTACGACCAACTCATGGGGGAGCGGGAGGAGTCGGGGTCGGTGCCCGCGGATGCCCGGCTGATGATCACCCGCCTGACCGAGCAGGAGTGCTGGGACGCCCTCGGGGTCCGCAACGTCGGCTACCTCGGCTACCTGGACCGCTCGGACGCGTGGGCGATCCCGATGGACTACCTGGTCGACGGGCGCCAGCTGGTCTACCGCATCACGCCGACCGGCCCGCTGGCCACCGCCCCGGGCGTCCCGGCGCTGCTGGAGAGCGAGGGGACCAGCGGTGACCTGAGGCGCTGCTGGAACGTCCTGGCGGCGGGCCTGACCACCAGCCTCGCCGACGCGGACGTGAGCGCCGACCTGCGCACCCGGGTGGCCGCGGAATCGGAGAGGGGCGAGGGCGAGGGCGAGAGGTGGATGTGCCTGGCCGTCACCCGGATCGCGGGCCGCAGGATCGGGCTGCGCCAGGTCTGA
- a CDS encoding ABC transporter substrate-binding protein: MRPRLVLAATVSTVAALLSLTACGSGSGKSSAADNPYQLAVPGTIRVGTLSDAPPNVFLKDGKFTGFDNDLFTAVAAKAGLKVEFAATDFSALLAEVANHKFDAGSSSITITDARRKTVDFTNGYDFGYFGLDVPAGSSVTSFDQLAGKRVVVVQGTVQDDYATKNGLNPVRVPDYNSALNQLKAGTVQGWISPAEIGEQSAKDSGGKVVLAQTKLSSEPTAFAVAHDRPKLLAALNKGLDEVIQDGTWTRLEEQYYPGRAVPGDFKPGSGTVDYPKVTTASTAPSPGASATS, translated from the coding sequence ATGCGTCCGCGTCTCGTCCTCGCCGCCACCGTCAGCACCGTCGCCGCCCTGCTCTCGCTCACCGCCTGCGGCAGCGGCTCCGGCAAGAGCTCCGCGGCCGACAACCCGTACCAGTTGGCGGTGCCCGGCACGATCCGGGTCGGCACGCTCTCCGACGCCCCACCGAACGTGTTCCTCAAGGACGGCAAGTTCACCGGCTTCGACAACGACCTGTTCACCGCCGTCGCGGCCAAGGCCGGCCTCAAGGTGGAGTTCGCCGCGACCGACTTCTCCGCCCTGCTCGCCGAGGTGGCCAACCACAAGTTCGACGCGGGCAGTTCGTCCATCACGATCACCGACGCCCGCAGGAAGACGGTGGACTTCACCAACGGCTACGACTTCGGCTACTTCGGGCTCGACGTGCCCGCGGGCTCCTCGGTCACCAGCTTCGACCAGCTGGCCGGCAAGCGCGTCGTGGTGGTGCAGGGCACCGTCCAGGACGACTACGCCACGAAGAACGGGCTGAACCCCGTGCGCGTCCCCGACTACAACAGCGCGCTCAACCAGCTCAAGGCCGGGACGGTGCAGGGCTGGATATCGCCCGCCGAGATCGGCGAGCAGAGCGCCAAGGACAGCGGCGGCAAGGTGGTGCTCGCCCAGACCAAGCTGAGCTCGGAGCCCACCGCCTTCGCCGTCGCGCACGACCGGCCCAAGCTGCTCGCCGCGCTCAACAAGGGCCTCGACGAGGTGATCCAGGACGGCACCTGGACCCGCCTGGAGGAGCAGTACTACCCGGGCCGTGCCGTGCCGGGCGACTTCAAGCCCGGCAGCGGCACCGTCGACTACCCGAAGGTGACGACCGCGAGCACCGCGCCGTCGCCGGGTGCCTCCGCGACCTCCTGA
- a CDS encoding amino acid ABC transporter permease — protein sequence MDQLGTLADTFFDWGSMRSAISDLLTTGVPNTLILSVTSAAIGTLVGLPLAVAGTARTRWLRWPARVYTDLFRGLPSAVTILLIGVGLAPEGLQIWGPNPYPLGILALSLIAAAYFGEIFRSGIQSVEAGQLEAARALGFSHASAMRLVIIPLGIRRVLPAWVNQLIGLIKDSSLIYFLGLTADQRDLFRIGQDAAATSGNESALLLAGLFYLLLTVPLTHLVNVIDRRLRNGRTSAEPTDADGVADGAPVPAARPEPVSDTAPDTAPDTTPDTTPEGASHA from the coding sequence GTGGACCAACTCGGCACACTGGCAGACACGTTCTTCGACTGGGGATCGATGCGCTCGGCGATCTCCGACCTGCTCACCACCGGCGTGCCCAACACGCTGATCCTCTCGGTGACCTCCGCCGCCATCGGCACCCTGGTCGGGCTGCCGCTGGCGGTGGCGGGCACCGCCCGGACGAGGTGGCTGCGCTGGCCGGCCCGGGTCTACACCGACCTGTTCCGCGGGCTGCCGTCCGCGGTCACCATCCTGCTGATCGGTGTCGGCCTGGCCCCCGAGGGACTCCAGATCTGGGGGCCGAACCCCTACCCGCTCGGGATCCTCGCGCTCTCGCTGATCGCGGCCGCCTACTTCGGCGAGATCTTCCGTTCCGGGATCCAGAGCGTCGAGGCCGGCCAGCTCGAAGCCGCACGGGCACTCGGCTTCTCGCACGCCTCGGCGATGCGGCTGGTGATCATCCCGCTGGGGATCCGGCGGGTGCTGCCGGCCTGGGTCAACCAGCTCATCGGGCTGATCAAGGACTCCAGCCTGATCTACTTCCTCGGGCTGACCGCCGATCAGCGCGACCTGTTCCGGATCGGCCAGGACGCCGCGGCCACCTCCGGCAACGAGTCGGCCCTGCTCCTGGCCGGCCTCTTCTACCTGCTGCTGACCGTGCCGCTGACCCACCTGGTCAACGTGATCGACCGACGGCTGCGCAACGGGCGCACCAGCGCCGAACCGACGGACGCCGACGGCGTCGCCGACGGCGCCCCGGTCCCTGCCGCCCGACCCGAACCCGTGTCCGACACCGCACCGGACACCGCACCGGACACCACGCCGGACACCACGCCCGAGGGAGCGTCGCATGCCTGA
- a CDS encoding amino acid ABC transporter ATP-binding protein: MPDEPTATGSGDARFAAVSLATRDLRLSLGGTAILRGVDIDVPRGETLCVIGPSGSGKSTLLRAINRLVEPDGGEVLLDGESVLHRHPDQLRRQVGMVFQQFNLFPHMTVRQNLTLPLRKLRGLSREEADATALRQLDLVGLRHKAGARPGRLSGGQQQRVAIARALVMEPRVMLFDEATSALDPELVKEVLALMADLGRAGMTMVVVTHEMGFAREAADRVAFMDAGTVVESGAPESLFEAPRSPRLRRFLSNLL; the protein is encoded by the coding sequence ATGCCTGACGAACCGACCGCCACCGGTTCCGGCGACGCGCGGTTCGCCGCCGTCAGCCTGGCCACCCGCGACCTGCGGCTCTCGCTGGGCGGCACCGCGATCCTGCGCGGCGTGGACATCGACGTCCCGCGCGGCGAAACACTGTGCGTCATCGGCCCCTCCGGCTCGGGCAAGTCCACCCTGCTGCGGGCGATCAACCGGCTGGTGGAGCCCGACGGGGGCGAGGTGCTGCTGGACGGCGAGAGCGTCCTGCACCGCCACCCGGACCAGCTGCGCCGTCAGGTCGGCATGGTGTTCCAGCAGTTCAACCTCTTCCCGCACATGACCGTGCGACAGAACCTGACCCTGCCGCTGCGCAAGCTGCGCGGCCTGTCCCGCGAGGAGGCGGACGCGACGGCCCTCCGCCAGCTCGACCTGGTCGGCCTGCGCCACAAGGCCGGCGCGCGCCCGGGCCGGCTCTCCGGGGGCCAGCAGCAGCGGGTGGCCATCGCCCGCGCGCTGGTGATGGAACCCCGGGTGATGCTCTTCGACGAGGCGACCTCCGCCCTGGACCCCGAGCTGGTCAAGGAGGTGCTGGCGCTGATGGCCGACCTGGGCCGCGCCGGGATGACCATGGTCGTCGTCACCCACGAGATGGGGTTCGCACGCGAGGCCGCCGACCGCGTCGCCTTCATGGACGCCGGAACGGTGGTGGAGTCCGGGGCGCCCGAGTCGCTCTTCGAGGCGCCCCGCAGCCCCCGGCTGCGCCGCTTCCTGTCCAACCTGCTCTGA
- a CDS encoding threonine/serine ThrE exporter family protein, producing MSDDGQLGAHAEASGRPGPGRVPPRVPGPRHAADAVHDDLSPAVVVPWPDRMLPLLRTPTADRPLVPDLAEADRPEPAEAAAVLDLALSVGELLLASGEAAEDVEAAMLAVARSYGLRPCDPQVTFTRVRISYQPGPADPPLTAEGSVRRPAGDYARLAAVFRLVTEVAAGTVEVVDAHRRLAVLSRHHHRFPGWLLVFSSGLLAGSATLLVGGRVDARAWLVFALAFVTALVGDRLAALVARHDLPAFYQFVLAATPAAAIGILLSFNGLQLRGSVVITGGLYALLPGWPMVAAVQDGLAGFYLTAAARLLEAVFLMAGVVIGVMTVLYVGVSNGAALAARDAPAGEPYPPVQLAAAMVLTLAFAVLLNTEPGTLPLVLLNSAVGWTTYGVLVNAGGESIVATGVAAGIVGLFGQLMARYRGNSALPHITAALGPLLPGSALYFGMLAFVRGESEAGLSRVGRAVAMAMALAIGMSLGREVARLFLPVRVTPVFARRGGRHRR from the coding sequence GTGTCGGACGATGGTCAGCTCGGCGCGCACGCCGAGGCGAGCGGGCGGCCGGGGCCCGGGAGGGTGCCGCCGCGGGTGCCGGGTCCGCGGCATGCCGCCGATGCCGTTCATGACGATCTGTCACCCGCGGTCGTGGTGCCCTGGCCGGACCGGATGCTGCCGCTGCTGCGCACGCCGACGGCCGACCGGCCGCTCGTGCCGGACCTCGCCGAGGCGGACCGGCCCGAGCCGGCCGAGGCGGCGGCCGTGCTGGACCTCGCGCTGTCGGTCGGTGAACTGCTGCTCGCCAGTGGGGAGGCCGCCGAGGACGTGGAGGCGGCGATGCTCGCCGTCGCGCGTTCCTACGGGCTGCGCCCGTGCGATCCCCAGGTGACCTTCACCCGGGTGAGGATCTCCTACCAGCCGGGCCCGGCCGACCCGCCGTTGACGGCCGAGGGCTCGGTGCGCCGCCCCGCCGGGGACTACGCGCGGCTGGCGGCTGTCTTCCGGCTGGTGACCGAGGTCGCGGCGGGCACCGTCGAGGTGGTGGACGCCCACCGACGGCTCGCGGTCCTGAGCCGTCATCATCACCGGTTCCCCGGCTGGCTGCTGGTGTTCTCCTCCGGGCTGCTGGCCGGTTCCGCGACGCTGCTGGTCGGCGGGCGGGTCGACGCGCGGGCGTGGCTGGTGTTCGCCCTTGCCTTCGTCACGGCGCTGGTGGGGGACCGGCTGGCGGCGCTGGTGGCGCGCCACGACCTCCCGGCGTTCTACCAGTTCGTCCTCGCCGCGACGCCGGCCGCGGCGATCGGGATCCTGCTGTCGTTCAACGGCCTGCAGCTGCGCGGTTCGGTGGTCATCACCGGCGGGCTCTACGCGCTGCTACCGGGCTGGCCGATGGTGGCGGCGGTCCAGGACGGTCTGGCCGGCTTCTACCTCACCGCTGCCGCCCGCCTGCTGGAGGCGGTCTTCCTGATGGCGGGCGTGGTGATCGGCGTGATGACCGTGCTCTACGTGGGCGTCAGCAACGGTGCGGCGCTGGCGGCCCGGGACGCCCCGGCCGGGGAGCCGTACCCGCCGGTGCAGCTGGCGGCGGCGATGGTGCTCACCCTGGCCTTCGCGGTGCTGCTGAACACCGAGCCGGGCACGCTGCCGCTGGTGCTGCTCAACAGTGCGGTCGGCTGGACGACGTACGGCGTGCTGGTCAACGCCGGCGGGGAGTCGATCGTGGCCACCGGGGTGGCCGCCGGAATCGTCGGGCTCTTCGGCCAGCTGATGGCCCGCTACCGGGGCAACTCCGCGCTGCCGCACATCACCGCCGCGCTCGGGCCGCTGCTGCCCGGCTCGGCGCTCTACTTCGGGATGCTCGCCTTCGTCCGGGGCGAGTCGGAGGCCGGGCTGAGCCGGGTCGGGCGCGCGGTCGCGATGGCGATGGCCCTGGCGATCGGCATGAGCCTGGGCAGGGAGGTGGCCCGGCTGTTCCTCCCGGTGCGGGTGACCCCGGTGTTCGCCCGCAGGGGCGGCCGGCACCGCCGCTGA
- a CDS encoding maleylpyruvate isomerase family mycothiol-dependent enzyme, which yields MPPSTPTDSPRPVSGSWGQIHAERAALAADLAGLAEEQWATPSLCDRFTVREVLAHLTAGASLTPVRWMVGVIRCRFDFDRQVALRLAEQLGATPAETLARFRQVVTSTTKPPLPRVAMLGETVVHAEDIRRPLGIARDYPIDALTALAAHYQGSDLPVLSKKRAAGLHLTATDGPFTAGDGPRVSGPTLALVMAMAGRAPYCDQLDGEGAATLRERQAMT from the coding sequence ATGCCACCGTCGACACCGACCGACAGCCCCCGACCCGTGAGTGGCAGCTGGGGGCAGATCCACGCCGAGCGGGCCGCGCTGGCCGCCGACCTGGCGGGGCTGGCCGAGGAGCAGTGGGCCACCCCCTCCCTCTGCGACCGGTTCACCGTCCGCGAGGTGCTCGCGCACCTGACCGCGGGGGCGAGTCTCACCCCGGTGCGCTGGATGGTGGGTGTGATCCGCTGCCGCTTCGACTTCGACCGGCAGGTCGCCCTGCGGCTGGCCGAGCAGCTGGGCGCTACGCCGGCCGAGACGCTCGCGCGGTTTCGCCAGGTGGTCACCAGCACGACCAAGCCGCCCCTGCCGAGAGTGGCGATGCTCGGGGAGACCGTCGTGCACGCGGAGGACATCCGCCGCCCGCTCGGCATCGCGCGCGACTACCCGATCGACGCCCTGACCGCCCTGGCCGCCCACTACCAGGGCTCCGACCTGCCCGTCCTCTCCAAGAAGCGCGCCGCGGGCCTGCACCTGACGGCCACCGACGGTCCCTTCACCGCCGGTGACGGCCCACGGGTGTCCGGTCCCACCCTGGCCCTGGTCATGGCGATGGCCGGCCGGGCGCCCTACTGCGACCAGCTCGACGGCGAAGGCGCCGCCACCCTGCGCGAGCGCCAGGCGATGACCTGA
- a CDS encoding VOC family protein — MALRPVQVNVKALDHAALGRFWAAALGWRAGSGESGATTYAGPDGGLVWPDPVTLGIEVVPVPDPKTPTKNRVHLDLATTSAAHQSELVARLRALGATPADVGQGDVPWTVLADPEGNEFCVLEPREIYRGTGPIAAVVVDCADPRAMARFWGVALDWTLHEVADDAAVLRSAQGVGPYLEFLRSPDAKTVPDRVHLDLLPYPGDDKAAEVARLRALGATDLDLGQGDVPWTVLADPEGHEFCVLARA; from the coding sequence ATGGCACTGCGACCCGTCCAGGTGAACGTCAAGGCCCTCGACCATGCGGCTCTCGGCCGGTTCTGGGCCGCGGCGCTCGGCTGGCGCGCCGGCAGCGGGGAGTCCGGCGCGACCACCTACGCGGGCCCGGACGGCGGCCTCGTCTGGCCGGACCCGGTCACCCTCGGCATCGAGGTCGTTCCCGTCCCGGACCCCAAGACACCGACGAAGAACCGCGTGCACCTCGATCTCGCCACCACCTCCGCGGCCCACCAGTCGGAGCTGGTCGCGCGCTTGCGGGCCCTCGGCGCTACGCCCGCCGACGTGGGCCAGGGCGACGTGCCGTGGACGGTCCTCGCCGACCCCGAGGGCAACGAGTTCTGCGTGCTGGAGCCTCGGGAGATCTACCGTGGCACCGGGCCGATCGCCGCGGTGGTGGTCGACTGCGCGGATCCGCGGGCGATGGCCCGGTTCTGGGGCGTGGCGCTGGACTGGACCCTGCACGAGGTGGCCGACGACGCCGCGGTGTTGCGGTCCGCCCAGGGCGTCGGCCCGTATCTGGAGTTCCTCCGCAGCCCCGACGCGAAGACCGTGCCGGACCGCGTCCACCTCGATCTGCTGCCGTACCCCGGTGACGACAAGGCCGCGGAGGTGGCCCGGCTGCGGGCCCTCGGCGCCACCGACCTCGACCTCGGCCAGGGCGACGTGCCGTGGACGGTCCTCGCCGACCCTGAGGGCCACGAGTTCTGCGTCCTCGCCCGGGCCTGA